A DNA window from Pseudoalteromonas spongiae UST010723-006 contains the following coding sequences:
- a CDS encoding thioesterase family protein, whose translation MNLYFRLLLLFYRIKRNKLYQPLLDEVEIDFRALPSDCDINLHLTNSRYLAFMDLARTWMTERLGLFSVVMKRRWFPIVNATAITYIKDIKPLQIFTVATQLVGWDHKYFYIKQTFKSERGLHAVAYVRGVFKKKGGIVSVEEMLDAAGFDGEAPKLHEEIVHWKEMLECKKQRDHV comes from the coding sequence ATGAATTTATATTTTAGATTACTGTTACTCTTTTATCGGATAAAGCGTAATAAACTTTATCAACCTTTGTTAGATGAGGTTGAAATTGATTTTCGAGCACTACCAAGCGACTGCGATATTAACCTTCATCTCACTAATTCGCGTTATCTTGCCTTTATGGATTTGGCGCGTACTTGGATGACTGAGCGTTTGGGGTTATTTTCAGTGGTAATGAAGCGTCGTTGGTTTCCAATTGTAAATGCCACAGCAATTACCTACATTAAAGACATTAAACCTCTGCAAATATTCACTGTGGCAACACAATTAGTTGGCTGGGATCATAAGTATTTTTATATTAAGCAAACGTTCAAATCAGAGCGTGGCTTACATGCTGTTGCTTATGTCCGAGGTGTATTTAAGAAAAAAGGTGGTATTGTAAGCGTTGAAGAAATGTTAGACGCAGCAGGTTTTGATGGCGAAGCGCCAAAGCTACATGAAGAAATTGTACATTGGAAAGAAATGCTTGAGTGCAAAAAGCAACGTGACCATGTTTAG